A stretch of the Salminus brasiliensis chromosome 23, fSalBra1.hap2, whole genome shotgun sequence genome encodes the following:
- the f3b gene encoding coagulation factor IIIb isoform X1, whose product MDFRAALLVFLLFIGASSASLSRDLPPKAKGVTWSSYNFKTILTWSPKPLNYTFTVEFSRVGKDRQRNPHCIRTQDTECDLTNDLLDLKSSYTADVLSEPFSFDLVELPSTQSKKFCPYNDTLIGKPRFTLKLNENNTVVIFVQDPLTALHQHGKPLTIRDVFKGDLKYKITYTKAGSTGPRSVVVDGNEVEMTELDKGQSYCFSVAAYLPSRRGAKKLGKWSFPQCSPAGGRSFLEGESESLPSASLCYATVYRKGLHTPRVFQLQLNQMKGSLVKQWFYREARQF is encoded by the exons ATGGACTTCAGGGCAGCACTGCTGGTGTTTCTGCTCTTTATTGGGGCATCCTCGG catCATTGAGTAGAGATCTTCCTCCCAAAGCCAAGGGTGTGACCTGGTCTTCTTACAACTTCAAAACAATCCTAACCTGGAGCCCAAAACCTCTCAACTACACCTTTACTGTGGAGTTCTCGAG GGTTGGTaaggacagacagagaaacCCGCACTGCATCAGAACCCAGGACACCGAGTGTGACCTGACCAACGACCTGCTGGACCTGAAGAGCTCCTACACGGCCGACGTCCTGTCAGAACCTTTCAGCTTTGACCTGGTGGAGCTGCCGTCCACTCAGTCCAAGAAGTTCTGCCCTTACAACGACA cTCTGATAGGAAAACCCAGGTTCACCCTCAAGCTGAATGAAAATAACACGGTGGTGATCTTCGTCCAGGACCCGCTCACCGCTTTACACCAGCACGGGAAACCGCTGACCATCCGGGACGTCTTTAAAGGAGACCTGAAGTACAAGATTACCTACACCAAAGCCGGGAGCACCGGGCCG aGGAGTGTGGTGGTGGATGGGAACGAGGTGGAGATGACTGAGCTGGATAAAGGTCAGAGTTACTGCTTCAGCGTAGCTGCGTACCTCCCGTCCCGCAGAGGAGCAAAGAAGCTGGGCAAGTGGAGCTTTCCCCAGTgttcaccagcagggggcagaagCTTCCTAGAGGGTGAGTCTGAGAGTTTACCCAGCGCTTCGCTATGCTACGCTACAGTGTACAGGAAGGGTCTCCACACACCCAGAGTGTTTCAGCTTCAACTGAACCAAATGAAAGGTTCTCTagtaaagcagtggttctatagAGAAGCTAGACAATTCTAG
- the f3b gene encoding coagulation factor IIIb isoform X2, with protein sequence MDFRAALLVFLLFIGASSASLSRDLPPKAKGVTWSSYNFKTILTWSPKPLNYTFTVEFSRVGKDRQRNPHCIRTQDTECDLTNDLLDLKSSYTADVLSEPFSFDLVELPSTQSKKFCPYNDTLIGKPRFTLKLNENNTVVIFVQDPLTALHQHGKPLTIRDVFKGDLKYKITYTKAGSTGPRSVVVDGNEVEMTELDKGQSYCFSVAAYLPSRRGAKKLGKWSFPQCSPAGGRSFLEEYGLWVVGSGLLMMVTFLVIVVILTVACCRRTKKGKQAEDSEAIAHV encoded by the exons ATGGACTTCAGGGCAGCACTGCTGGTGTTTCTGCTCTTTATTGGGGCATCCTCGG catCATTGAGTAGAGATCTTCCTCCCAAAGCCAAGGGTGTGACCTGGTCTTCTTACAACTTCAAAACAATCCTAACCTGGAGCCCAAAACCTCTCAACTACACCTTTACTGTGGAGTTCTCGAG GGTTGGTaaggacagacagagaaacCCGCACTGCATCAGAACCCAGGACACCGAGTGTGACCTGACCAACGACCTGCTGGACCTGAAGAGCTCCTACACGGCCGACGTCCTGTCAGAACCTTTCAGCTTTGACCTGGTGGAGCTGCCGTCCACTCAGTCCAAGAAGTTCTGCCCTTACAACGACA cTCTGATAGGAAAACCCAGGTTCACCCTCAAGCTGAATGAAAATAACACGGTGGTGATCTTCGTCCAGGACCCGCTCACCGCTTTACACCAGCACGGGAAACCGCTGACCATCCGGGACGTCTTTAAAGGAGACCTGAAGTACAAGATTACCTACACCAAAGCCGGGAGCACCGGGCCG aGGAGTGTGGTGGTGGATGGGAACGAGGTGGAGATGACTGAGCTGGATAAAGGTCAGAGTTACTGCTTCAGCGTAGCTGCGTACCTCCCGTCCCGCAGAGGAGCAAAGAAGCTGGGCAAGTGGAGCTTTCCCCAGTgttcaccagcagggggcagaagCTTCCTAGAGG AGTACGGCCTGTGGGTGGTTGGGAGTGGACTCCTGATGATGGTCACTTTCCTGGTCATTGTGGTCATCCTGACTGTGGCCTGCTGCAGACGGACAAAGAAAGGAAAGCAGGCCGAGGACAGTGAGGCCATCGCTCACGtttag